Proteins encoded by one window of Vitis riparia cultivar Riparia Gloire de Montpellier isolate 1030 chromosome 11, EGFV_Vit.rip_1.0, whole genome shotgun sequence:
- the LOC117924948 gene encoding metalloendoproteinase 3-MMP-like, translating to MAPNLSPMSFILLLLFLFPITSHANGENPSPFEFIKDLEGCQKGHKVKDIHKLKKYLQQFGYLSYSHSEHETHADNDDFDDLLEFAIKTYQTNYYLKASGNLDSETVSVMVKPRCGVADIINGTSRMRSGSRSYPHGYGSLHTVAHYSFFAGSPRWPPSNTHLTYAFLSGTSSTTMSAVTRAFGQWASAMDFTFAETQDYTNADMKIGFQRGDHGDGHPFDGPGGTIAHSFPPTDGRLHFDGDESWVVGVVAGAFDVETVALHEIGHLLRLGHSSVEGVIMFPTIAYGVTKGLNEDDIQGIQALYNFRTRTGSCSYEIM from the exons ATGGCACCTAATCTTTCTCCCATGTCATTCATTCTCCTCTTGCTTTTCCTGTTTCCTATCACATCTCATGCGAATGGTGAAAACCCATCTCCATTTGAGTTTATCAAGGATCTCGAGGGATGTCAAAAGGGACACAAAGTTAAAGACATCCATAAGCTCAAGAAATACCTTCAACAGTTTGGTTACTTGAGCTATAGCCATTCCGAACACGAAACCCATGCCGACAATGATGATTTTGATGATCTCTTAGAGTTTGCCATCAAAACCTACCAGACCAATTACTACCTCAAGGCCAGTGGAAATCTAGACTCTGAAACAGTGTCCGTGATGGTGAAGCCTCGCTGTGGCGTAGCAGATATCATCAATGGCACGAGCAGAATGAGGTCGGGAAGCAGAAGCTATCCGCATGGCTATGGCTCTCTCCATACAGTAGCTCATTATTCCTTCTTCGCAGGATCCCCAAGATGGCCACCTTCCAATACCCATCTCACCTATGCATTTCTTTCTGGCACCTCAAGTACGACCATGAGCGCTGTGACGAGAGCTTTTGGCCAGTGGGCTTCTGCAATGGACTTCACCTTTGCAG AGACTCAAGACTACACGAATGCTGACATGAAAATTGGTTTTCAGAGGGGTGATCATGGAGATGGGCACCCGTTTGATGGCCCCGGTGGAACCATTGCTCACTCTTTTCCCCCAACTGATGGAAGGCTTCATTTCGATGGGGATGAATCATGGGTAGTAGGTGTTGTTGCTGGTGCATTTGACGTGGAGACTGTTGCCTTGCATGAGATAGGTCATCTTCTTAGACTTGGTCATAGTTCAGTTGAAGGCGTTATCATGTTTCCCACCATTGCCTATGGAGTGACTAAGGGTTTGAATGAGGATGACATTCAAGGAATTCAGGCTCTTTACAACTTTAGGACTAGAACTGGCTCTTGCTCTTATGAAATTATGTAG